A part of Legionella sainthelensi genomic DNA contains:
- a CDS encoding chaperone modulator CbpM: MKQSNTIVGVLIEETTTISFNEVCLKYQIPKELLLEMVEYGIFSSQTSVSEKLQLNQKDLRKIESAFRLHSDLGVNLPGVALVLELLEKIDELTGELNVLRKHI, encoded by the coding sequence ATGAAACAAAGTAATACTATAGTCGGTGTACTTATTGAAGAAACAACTACCATTTCATTTAATGAAGTCTGTCTAAAGTATCAAATTCCTAAAGAATTATTACTAGAAATGGTTGAATATGGTATATTTTCGAGTCAAACCTCAGTATCAGAGAAACTTCAATTGAATCAAAAAGACTTACGAAAAATCGAATCTGCATTTCGTCTCCATAGTGACTTAGGAGTTAATCTACCTGGAGTAGCTCTTGTGCTAGAATTATTAGAAAAAATAGATGAATTAACTGGCGAACTCAATGTGTTACGCAAACACATTTGA
- a CDS encoding diphosphomevalonate/mevalonate 3,5-bisphosphate decarboxylase family protein has protein sequence MYWLAHAPANIALIKYMGKKDESSNAPANSSLSYTLNNLISTVRLEKLSSKKDIWEPLIVPGGIDELVISPEGQKKFLDHLERIKKHFDYEGGFLVQSCNNFPHSSGMASSASSFAALTRCASIALSELTQQPMPSIDEQSQLSRLGSGSSCRSFYSPWALWQEDKVQAVELPYEQLIYQGIVVSNKKKEVPSSEAHKRVKTSAFYTTRVQEAEEHLKLLLSALMSKNWASAYQICWHEFQNMHRLFHTCEQPFSYMTENSVELLHHLEDFWDKNGDGPIVTMDAGPNIHLLYRSEQQDLAREFKRDYLVGNYDVL, from the coding sequence ATGTATTGGCTTGCTCATGCCCCAGCTAATATTGCTTTAATCAAATATATGGGAAAAAAAGATGAGAGTTCAAATGCTCCTGCTAACTCTTCATTATCTTATACTTTAAATAATCTCATCAGTACTGTCAGACTTGAAAAATTAAGTTCGAAAAAAGACATTTGGGAGCCTCTCATTGTGCCAGGAGGGATTGATGAGTTGGTTATATCTCCAGAAGGGCAAAAAAAATTCCTTGACCATTTGGAACGGATAAAAAAGCATTTTGATTATGAAGGTGGTTTTTTAGTACAGTCATGTAATAATTTTCCACATAGTAGTGGTATGGCTAGTTCTGCTTCAAGTTTTGCAGCATTGACCCGTTGCGCTTCAATTGCTTTAAGCGAACTGACTCAACAGCCTATGCCTTCTATAGATGAGCAATCCCAATTAAGCCGCTTAGGCTCAGGATCCTCGTGTCGATCTTTTTATTCGCCATGGGCTTTATGGCAAGAGGACAAAGTACAGGCAGTGGAGTTGCCCTATGAACAGTTGATTTATCAGGGGATTGTAGTAAGTAATAAAAAGAAGGAAGTACCTTCTAGTGAGGCACATAAGCGTGTAAAGACAAGTGCGTTCTATACAACGCGCGTGCAAGAGGCTGAAGAACATTTAAAACTTTTATTAAGCGCACTAATGTCTAAAAACTGGGCTTCTGCTTATCAAATATGCTGGCATGAATTTCAAAATATGCATCGCTTATTTCATACTTGTGAGCAGCCATTTTCTTATATGACAGAAAATAGCGTAGAATTATTGCATCATTTGGAAGATTTTTGGGATAAGAATGGTGATGGCCCAATAGTTACAATGGATGCTGGACCAAATATACACCTATTATATCGTTCAGAGCAACAGGATTTAGCACGTGAATTCAAGCGTGATTATCTAGTAGGTAATTATGATGTTCTTTGA
- a CDS encoding mevalonate kinase, giving the protein MFFDFETTTYGKWILAGEHAVVRGHPALVFPIKGKKLTLSYSASASTLGADYEGSSGADMHLLFWSVLEHGMQILGRSINQLVGYFHIESSIPVGTGMGASAALCVAMSRWFCAQKMIDLSQCDVFAKELEHLFHGKSSGLDIAGVAAEGGIYFKAGSTEPLQQKIYPKFFLSSCKQIGITSHCINQVQSLWDINPKLAEQIDRQMVEAVEEARNALENNNVDAIVSLTNAIEKAGDCFFQWGLVSESLQQHMNRLIAEGALAVKPTGSGGGGYVLSLWDKQPPEFLDLLRT; this is encoded by the coding sequence ATGTTCTTTGATTTTGAAACTACTACATATGGTAAATGGATTTTGGCGGGTGAACATGCAGTGGTGAGAGGTCATCCTGCATTGGTCTTTCCAATTAAGGGAAAAAAATTAACTTTAAGTTATTCTGCTTCAGCCTCAACTTTGGGTGCTGATTATGAGGGAAGTAGTGGTGCAGATATGCATCTTTTATTTTGGAGCGTTCTGGAACACGGAATGCAAATATTAGGACGTTCTATAAATCAACTTGTAGGATATTTTCATATAGAGAGTAGCATTCCAGTTGGTACTGGAATGGGAGCTTCTGCTGCTCTTTGTGTTGCGATGAGTCGCTGGTTTTGTGCGCAAAAAATGATAGATTTAAGCCAATGCGATGTTTTTGCCAAAGAATTGGAACATCTATTTCATGGAAAAAGCAGTGGGTTAGATATTGCAGGGGTTGCTGCGGAAGGGGGGATCTATTTTAAAGCAGGTAGTACGGAGCCTCTTCAACAAAAAATATATCCCAAGTTTTTTTTATCTTCATGTAAACAAATTGGAATTACTTCTCATTGTATTAACCAAGTACAAAGCTTATGGGATATAAACCCCAAATTAGCTGAACAAATTGATCGTCAAATGGTTGAAGCTGTAGAAGAAGCTAGAAATGCTTTAGAAAATAATAATGTAGATGCAATAGTTTCATTAACTAATGCGATTGAAAAAGCGGGGGATTGTTTTTTTCAATGGGGTTTAGTAAGTGAGAGTCTTCAGCAACATATGAACCGATTAATAGCTGAGGGTGCATTAGCCGTCAAGCCTACAGGTTCAGGAGGAGGGGGGTATGTTCTAAGTCTTTGGGATAAACAACCACCTGAATTTCTGGATCTGCTTAGAACTTAA
- the ftsB gene encoding cell division protein FtsB, protein MRPLFIILIVSLVILQHKLWLGDGNLIQWRELQKKLAAHEQENNKLATRNRSLEADIKELKNGDQALEEQARFELGMIKENEVYYHFID, encoded by the coding sequence ATGCGTCCACTGTTTATTATTTTGATTGTTTCGTTGGTTATTTTGCAGCATAAATTATGGCTGGGCGATGGTAATTTGATTCAATGGCGTGAACTTCAAAAAAAACTTGCTGCTCATGAACAAGAAAACAATAAGTTAGCAACACGTAATCGCTCCTTAGAAGCAGACATAAAAGAACTTAAAAATGGTGATCAAGCTTTAGAAGAACAAGCACGATTTGAGCTAGGGATGATCAAAGAGAATGAAGTCTATTATCATTTTATTGATTGA